Proteins encoded together in one bacterium window:
- a CDS encoding TetR/AcrR family transcriptional regulator encodes MPRAKTPDAKTRARQAREAVYRDAICEAAEDCFAARGIDETKVEEIAAEAGLSLATLYSVFKGGKSEIARTVHDVRMSELARFGPDAESSGHAPEAALREAFHGAIDFLMAHPSYLRIHLAEGHAWGLPDAVGARSQADARSFREGVGALERLVERGIEDGTFRETSARRAARTLVMMQQVHLADWIEDGERADPDAVFVGYWRDAAVYLGLENGEEA; translated from the coding sequence ATGCCGAGAGCGAAGACACCGGACGCGAAGACGCGCGCACGACAGGCGCGCGAGGCGGTCTACCGCGATGCGATCTGCGAGGCCGCCGAGGACTGCTTCGCCGCGCGGGGCATCGACGAGACGAAGGTCGAGGAGATCGCCGCAGAAGCGGGCCTGTCCCTCGCCACCCTCTACTCGGTCTTCAAGGGCGGCAAGAGCGAGATCGCGCGCACGGTTCACGACGTCCGTATGAGCGAGCTGGCGCGGTTCGGTCCGGACGCCGAGTCCAGCGGACACGCTCCGGAAGCGGCGCTGCGCGAGGCCTTTCACGGGGCGATCGACTTCCTGATGGCGCACCCGAGCTACCTGCGGATCCACCTCGCCGAAGGCCACGCGTGGGGCCTTCCGGACGCCGTCGGCGCGCGCTCGCAGGCGGATGCCCGCAGCTTTCGCGAAGGCGTCGGCGCGCTCGAACGCCTCGTCGAGCGGGGGATCGAGGACGGGACCTTCCGCGAGACGAGCGCTCGTCGCGCGGCCCGAACCCTCGTGATGATGCAGCAGGTCCATCTCGCCGACTGGATCGAAGACGGCGAGCGAGCGGATCCGGACGCGGTCTTCGTCGGATACTGGCGAGACGCAGCGGTGTATCTCGGACTCGAGAACGGCGAAGAAGCCTGA
- a CDS encoding saccharopine dehydrogenase NADP-binding domain-containing protein, whose product MIYGVTGYTGRLALRTALAAGQRPIVAGRTRGAVEAIAGEHALEARAFSLEDHAGAVDALRDVDAVFSAAGPYSATAAPMVSACLEAGTHYVDVTAENAVFANLQSLDASAQAAGVMLLPGLGAGGAPTDCLAAHLKQRMPDATTLEFYGGSLEVVSRGTAKSAMEAVHLPTEVRREGRLVPLEAPIRVSTEIDGERLDSVTVPLCDVLVAGWSSQIPNITTFVQETGAVKQMSSVPGWLKRLLSTQVGQKIVQWQLDRGVEGPTDEQRAAGHYRNFAIARNDTGESVAAVARGPEGYTLTALSAIDATCRAARMEGKPGYQTASSAFGASFFTSLPGCSIEDIDVPEVRPRETA is encoded by the coding sequence ATGATCTACGGGGTGACCGGATATACCGGTCGCCTCGCACTCCGGACGGCGCTCGCGGCCGGCCAGCGCCCGATCGTCGCGGGTCGAACGCGCGGCGCCGTCGAAGCGATCGCCGGCGAGCACGCCCTCGAGGCGCGCGCCTTCTCCCTCGAAGACCACGCGGGCGCGGTCGACGCCCTCCGCGACGTCGACGCCGTCTTCAGCGCGGCGGGCCCCTACTCGGCCACGGCGGCGCCGATGGTCTCCGCCTGCCTCGAAGCCGGAACGCACTACGTCGACGTGACGGCGGAGAACGCGGTGTTCGCGAACCTCCAGTCGCTGGACGCGAGCGCCCAGGCGGCGGGCGTCATGCTGCTGCCCGGACTCGGCGCCGGCGGCGCGCCGACGGATTGCCTCGCCGCGCACCTGAAGCAGCGGATGCCCGACGCCACGACCCTCGAGTTCTACGGCGGAAGCCTCGAGGTCGTCTCGCGTGGAACCGCGAAGTCGGCGATGGAGGCAGTCCACCTCCCGACCGAGGTGCGCCGCGAGGGGCGACTCGTCCCGCTCGAAGCCCCGATCCGCGTCTCCACGGAGATAGACGGAGAGCGCCTCGACTCCGTCACGGTTCCGCTCTGCGACGTGCTCGTGGCGGGCTGGTCCTCGCAGATCCCGAACATCACGACCTTCGTCCAGGAGACCGGCGCCGTGAAGCAGATGAGCAGCGTGCCGGGTTGGCTGAAGCGACTCCTCTCGACGCAGGTCGGCCAGAAGATCGTCCAATGGCAGCTCGATCGTGGGGTCGAGGGCCCGACCGACGAGCAGCGGGCCGCCGGCCATTACCGCAACTTCGCGATCGCCCGAAACGACACCGGCGAATCCGTCGCGGCCGTCGCGCGAGGACCCGAGGGCTACACGCTGACCGCGCTCTCGGCGATCGACGCCACCTGCCGCGCCGCACGGATGGAGGGCAAGCCCGGCTATCAGACCGCGTCCTCCGCCTTCGGCGCTTCGTTCTTCACGTCCCTGCCCGGCTGCTCGATCGAGGACATCGACGTGCCCGAGGTCCGGCCGCGGGAGACCGCCTGA
- a CDS encoding VOC family protein, with protein MPITGVSHHGICVHDLEASLHFYCEVLGFDRVAHMTGIDDPEVGRLLELDDLSMELAFVELDGFRVELIHIRNPPPSGGGKGAFHRVGFTHLSVRVADFDAELDRLRALGVPMLENTIGASAGSNARFAFVLDPDGNRVELFGAIDETERKPWELG; from the coding sequence ATGCCGATCACCGGCGTCTCGCACCACGGGATCTGCGTGCACGATCTCGAGGCGTCGCTCCATTTCTACTGTGAGGTGCTCGGCTTCGATCGCGTCGCCCACATGACGGGGATCGACGATCCGGAGGTCGGCCGACTCCTCGAGCTCGACGACCTGTCGATGGAGCTCGCCTTCGTCGAGCTCGACGGGTTCCGGGTCGAGCTGATCCACATCCGGAACCCGCCGCCGTCGGGCGGAGGGAAGGGCGCGTTTCATCGCGTCGGGTTCACGCACCTCTCGGTCAGGGTCGCCGACTTCGACGCAGAGCTCGATCGTCTGCGAGCGCTCGGCGTTCCGATGCTCGAGAACACGATCGGGGCCAGCGCCGGCTCGAACGCGCGCTTCGCCTTCGTCCTCGACCCGGACGGGAACCGGGTGGAGCTCTTCGGCGCGATCGACGAGACCGAGCGGAAGCCGTGGGAGCTCGGCTGA
- a CDS encoding SDR family NAD(P)-dependent oxidoreductase: MAQGELNGRVALVTGASRGIGRGIARRLAAAGAHVFVSARSLNRSIDYEGTLEETVDLIRARGGEATAIGADLSNPEERDSLVARVVDEAGRLDVLVNNAGLARFSKIEDMPDEVLEGTFDHYIRVPVKLAQAAIPVMRERGAGWIVNVGSATAFRPLKPFDVFATDGGSHIYGAMKAALNRLTRGMAAELERDNIAVNLVAPSSAISTPGADGYIGDSPTEPMDYLTECVYEMTRLPAKERTGLLAYSVHYVLERGLACHDLETGEPLPVPAMPSIAHPEIPATAE, from the coding sequence GTGGCCCAGGGTGAGCTGAATGGACGCGTGGCCCTCGTGACCGGCGCGAGCCGCGGGATCGGACGCGGCATCGCCCGTCGCCTCGCCGCCGCCGGAGCCCACGTCTTCGTGAGCGCACGGAGTCTGAACCGCTCGATCGACTACGAAGGCACCCTCGAAGAGACGGTCGACCTGATCCGGGCACGCGGAGGCGAAGCGACGGCGATCGGCGCGGATCTGTCGAATCCCGAAGAGCGCGATTCGTTGGTCGCGCGCGTCGTCGACGAGGCGGGTCGCCTCGACGTCCTGGTGAACAACGCCGGTCTCGCCCGCTTCTCGAAGATCGAGGACATGCCCGACGAGGTCCTCGAGGGCACATTCGATCACTATATCCGTGTTCCGGTCAAGCTCGCCCAGGCCGCGATCCCCGTCATGCGGGAGCGAGGCGCGGGGTGGATCGTGAACGTCGGCTCGGCGACCGCCTTCCGACCCCTCAAGCCTTTCGACGTCTTCGCGACGGACGGCGGATCCCACATCTACGGCGCCATGAAGGCCGCCCTCAATCGACTGACACGCGGAATGGCCGCCGAGCTCGAGCGCGACAACATCGCCGTCAACCTCGTCGCGCCGAGCTCCGCGATCAGCACGCCGGGCGCCGACGGCTACATCGGGGACTCCCCCACCGAGCCGATGGACTACCTGACGGAGTGCGTCTACGAGATGACGCGACTCCCGGCGAAGGAGCGCACGGGCCTGCTCGCCTACAGCGTCCACTACGTGCTCGAGCGTGGACTGGCGTGCCACGACCTCGAAACGGGCGAGCCGCTTCCGGTTCCCGCGATGCCTTCGATCGCGCATCCCGAGATTCCTGCGACCGCGGAGTAG
- a CDS encoding NUDIX hydrolase produces MGDEVKDFNERIAGGKGDATVIMPAATVILLRDTDAGPETLMLKKNSKIAFGGMWVFPGGRVDDEDAPGAADDDRARAAAVREANEEASLDLDARELVWFSHWTPPPVEIRRYSTWFFAARARQHDVTIDQGEITDSQWIRPAEAIERHRSNEIQLVPPTFVTLHYLAQHDSVDTALGNLVPTAGPRHYVTQMTKGDDGMVILWEGDAGYETRDASVAGARHRLTMGSGGFVFDDSGVR; encoded by the coding sequence ATGGGTGACGAGGTGAAGGACTTCAACGAGCGGATCGCGGGTGGCAAGGGCGACGCCACCGTGATCATGCCCGCAGCGACCGTGATCCTATTGAGAGACACGGACGCCGGCCCGGAGACCCTCATGCTCAAGAAGAACTCGAAGATCGCGTTCGGCGGGATGTGGGTCTTTCCGGGTGGCCGGGTCGATGACGAAGACGCGCCGGGTGCTGCCGACGACGACCGGGCGCGCGCGGCCGCGGTGCGCGAAGCCAACGAGGAAGCCTCCCTCGATCTCGACGCGCGCGAGCTCGTCTGGTTCTCCCATTGGACGCCGCCGCCCGTCGAGATCCGCCGCTACAGCACGTGGTTCTTCGCGGCGCGCGCAAGGCAGCACGACGTCACGATCGACCAGGGAGAGATCACCGACAGCCAGTGGATCCGTCCGGCAGAGGCGATCGAGCGACACCGAAGCAACGAGATCCAGCTCGTCCCGCCGACGTTCGTGACGCTCCACTACCTGGCCCAGCACGATTCCGTCGATACGGCCCTCGGAAATCTCGTCCCCACCGCCGGTCCGCGCCACTACGTGACCCAGATGACCAAGGGGGACGACGGCATGGTGATCCTGTGGGAGGGCGATGCCGGCTACGAGACCCGCGACGCGTCCGTCGCAGGGGCTCGCCACCGCCTCACGATGGGAAGCGGCGGCTTCGTCTTCGACGACTCGGGCGTCCGCTAG
- a CDS encoding NAD(P)/FAD-dependent oxidoreductase encodes MMERGGAPSERNADSMREKYGEERDKRLGVERRSALRDLRGDAASARYRRDPFTPYQDRDAVSDEVEVLIVGGGLAGVLAGVELRKRGVRSIRIIDEAGGIGGTWYWNRYPGLMCDIESYIYLPLLEDMDYVPKHRYSFGDEIRGHFQAIADKYDLVDDALFHTRVERTEWDEEARRWRLHTDHDDQLSARYVVMAVGILNLMKVPAIPGMDSFEGTSFHTARWDYDYTGGDLHGGLTGLADKTVAVVGTGASAVQCVPHLADSAKKLFVFQRTPSAIGVRDNRPTDDAFKESRRPGWQQERMENFQAILQGMPVDEDLVDDGWTHHFGPVQFPPRDPAWTDEEYAQAAEAFDFGVMEEHRERIDEIVGDPAKAEILKPYYRYICKRPLWHDEYYPAFNAPNVELVDCPGGIERITEYALWANDEEFAVDCIVYATGFEGEVTPFYRRAGHVIVGRNGVEIADKWADGPKSLFGMMSRGFPNMFISPCPFQQAVVTANFTLATTAFAAQAAEIVASMEERDLAVFDVSEAAEADWCQKILDTRIDASAIMELCPPSRINNEGDPAGVPPLASNYGGGMGDYFGFKQILAEWNAKGDLGGLELEK; translated from the coding sequence ATGATGGAGCGCGGTGGCGCACCGAGCGAACGCAACGCGGATTCGATGCGCGAGAAGTACGGGGAGGAACGAGACAAGCGGCTCGGCGTCGAGCGGCGGTCCGCGCTTCGGGACCTCCGAGGCGACGCCGCCTCGGCGCGCTATCGACGCGACCCCTTCACCCCGTACCAGGATCGCGACGCCGTCTCCGACGAAGTCGAGGTCTTGATCGTGGGCGGCGGATTGGCGGGCGTTCTCGCCGGCGTCGAGCTCCGCAAGCGCGGTGTGCGAAGCATCCGGATCATCGACGAGGCCGGCGGGATCGGCGGGACCTGGTACTGGAACCGCTACCCGGGACTGATGTGCGACATCGAGTCCTACATCTACCTGCCGCTGCTGGAGGACATGGACTACGTCCCGAAGCATCGATATTCGTTCGGCGACGAGATCCGCGGGCATTTCCAGGCGATCGCCGACAAGTACGACCTCGTCGACGACGCGCTCTTCCACACGCGCGTCGAGCGGACCGAATGGGACGAAGAGGCGCGGCGTTGGCGCCTGCACACGGATCACGACGACCAGCTGAGCGCCAGGTACGTGGTCATGGCCGTCGGGATCCTCAACCTGATGAAGGTGCCGGCGATCCCGGGAATGGACTCCTTCGAGGGCACGTCGTTCCATACTGCGCGGTGGGACTACGACTACACCGGGGGCGACCTGCACGGAGGACTCACCGGGCTCGCCGACAAGACCGTCGCGGTCGTCGGAACCGGCGCGAGCGCGGTCCAGTGCGTTCCCCACCTGGCCGACAGCGCGAAGAAGCTCTTCGTCTTCCAGCGGACGCCTTCGGCCATCGGCGTTCGAGACAACCGACCGACCGACGACGCATTCAAGGAGAGTCGTCGGCCGGGGTGGCAGCAGGAACGCATGGAGAACTTCCAGGCGATCCTGCAGGGTATGCCCGTCGACGAGGACCTGGTCGACGACGGCTGGACGCACCACTTCGGGCCGGTTCAGTTCCCGCCGCGGGACCCCGCCTGGACCGACGAAGAGTACGCACAGGCGGCGGAGGCCTTCGACTTCGGGGTCATGGAGGAACACCGGGAGCGGATCGACGAGATCGTCGGCGATCCGGCGAAGGCCGAGATCCTGAAGCCCTACTACCGCTACATCTGCAAGCGCCCGCTCTGGCACGACGAGTACTACCCGGCCTTCAACGCGCCGAACGTGGAGCTCGTCGACTGTCCGGGCGGGATCGAGCGGATCACCGAGTACGCCCTGTGGGCGAACGACGAGGAGTTCGCCGTCGATTGCATCGTCTACGCGACGGGCTTCGAAGGGGAGGTCACGCCTTTCTATCGCCGCGCGGGTCACGTCATCGTCGGCCGGAACGGCGTCGAGATCGCCGACAAGTGGGCCGACGGTCCGAAAAGCCTGTTCGGCATGATGAGTCGGGGCTTCCCCAACATGTTCATCTCGCCCTGTCCCTTCCAACAGGCAGTGGTCACGGCGAACTTCACGCTCGCGACGACCGCGTTCGCGGCGCAGGCGGCCGAGATCGTGGCGTCGATGGAGGAGCGGGATCTCGCCGTCTTCGACGTCAGCGAGGCGGCCGAGGCCGACTGGTGCCAGAAGATCCTCGACACGCGAATCGACGCCAGCGCGATCATGGAGCTCTGCCCGCCCTCGCGAATCAACAACGAAGGCGACCCGGCGGGCGTCCCGCCCCTCGCTTCGAACTACGGCGGCGGGATGGGCGACTACTTCGGCTTCAAGCAGATCCTGGCCGAGTGGAACGCGAAGGGCGATCTCGGGGGACTCGAGCTGGAGAAGTGA